One segment of Fimbriiglobus ruber DNA contains the following:
- a CDS encoding leucine-rich repeat domain-containing protein, whose product MGRPAVGPNGGVGDPRRATVANAGPKYLCRLMSQSLYLQNTKVTEAGVKKLAAALPECKIEWDSGVIGPAKPEQKP is encoded by the coding sequence GTGGGGAGACCTGCGGTCGGGCCGAACGGCGGGGTCGGAGACCCGCGCCGAGCGACGGTGGCGAACGCCGGGCCGAAGTACCTCTGCCGCCTCATGAGCCAAAGCTTGTATCTCCAAAACACGAAAGTCACCGAGGCGGGCGTCAAGAAGCTCGCCGCCGCGTTGCCGGAGTGCAAGATCGAGTGGGACAGTGGCGTGATCGGACCGGCCAAGCCCGAACAAAAACCTTAG
- a CDS encoding serine/threonine-protein kinase produces the protein MESTSDLWQTLVECHVITDAQLAQAVEAAGDEDGDAVLTELAAGPAWWGSGLTPRPQGLTPYQLDMIHTYVPEGDFRRLRRHLAINRFLFLDVLGRGGQGEVLRAWHVPSRRFVAVKLQHQRSELARQRFEQEAKAMMKVNHPAVARFLQYERIRDDAGELTDEYLIAMEYVPGVDLGRVTGTGVPWRTAAGWVIQLAGGLEHLHARGFVHRDVKPKNIMAVGADPDAAGPPPEGTHVKLLDLGAVHVVDPDARGPQSGRAVGTAAFAPPEQWGRGGTTGASDLYALGGTFYYLLTGRYPYQSDDGADTIPRLIAAHADNPPPDVWETAHGKRTIPVAVRGLIRRMMAKSPADRGVPRDVIKVLEAALEADPKSKATQRPVTPTPSPPATPTPPPSSRKTPVASKDTPLAPPLPPPPPVRKSGTDLTSKESTQPALELVLSALERIFLPGGQRAAAGYDDYSARERVFALLRRPMVLLLFLIGTGLLGLCLWRTLGRG, from the coding sequence ATGGAGTCGACGTCCGACTTGTGGCAGACACTCGTCGAATGCCACGTCATCACCGACGCACAACTGGCCCAGGCGGTCGAGGCCGCCGGCGACGAGGACGGGGACGCGGTCCTGACCGAGTTGGCCGCCGGGCCGGCTTGGTGGGGGAGTGGCCTCACGCCCCGCCCCCAGGGCCTCACGCCGTACCAGTTGGACATGATCCACACGTACGTCCCGGAGGGCGACTTCCGCCGGTTGCGCCGGCACCTGGCGATCAACCGCTTTCTATTCCTCGACGTACTCGGGCGAGGCGGCCAGGGGGAAGTCCTCCGGGCGTGGCACGTCCCGTCCCGCCGGTTCGTGGCCGTCAAGCTCCAGCACCAGCGGTCCGAGCTCGCGCGGCAGCGGTTCGAGCAGGAAGCCAAGGCGATGATGAAGGTCAACCACCCGGCGGTCGCCCGGTTCTTGCAGTACGAGCGGATCCGCGACGACGCCGGCGAACTGACCGACGAATACCTGATCGCGATGGAGTACGTCCCGGGGGTAGACCTCGGCCGGGTCACGGGAACCGGCGTCCCGTGGCGGACCGCGGCCGGGTGGGTCATTCAGCTGGCCGGCGGGCTCGAACACCTGCACGCCCGGGGGTTCGTCCACCGGGACGTGAAGCCGAAGAACATCATGGCCGTCGGGGCCGACCCGGACGCGGCCGGGCCGCCCCCGGAAGGCACGCACGTCAAGCTCCTGGACCTCGGCGCGGTCCACGTGGTCGACCCGGACGCGCGGGGGCCGCAGTCGGGCCGGGCCGTGGGCACGGCGGCGTTCGCCCCACCGGAGCAGTGGGGCCGGGGCGGGACGACCGGGGCGTCCGACCTGTACGCGCTGGGCGGCACGTTCTACTACCTGCTGACCGGTCGGTACCCGTACCAGTCCGACGACGGGGCCGACACGATCCCCCGGCTCATCGCCGCCCACGCCGACAACCCGCCCCCGGACGTGTGGGAGACGGCCCACGGGAAGCGGACGATCCCGGTCGCCGTCCGCGGCCTGATCCGGCGCATGATGGCCAAGAGCCCGGCCGACCGCGGGGTGCCGCGGGACGTGATCAAGGTTCTCGAAGCGGCCCTCGAAGCCGATCCCAAGTCGAAGGCGACCCAGCGGCCGGTCACTCCCACCCCCTCGCCCCCGGCTACCCCGACACCCCCACCGTCCTCCCGCAAGACGCCGGTGGCGTCAAAAGACACCCCACTCGCTCCCCCCTTACCGCCACCGCCGCCGGTGCGCAAGAGCGGCACCGACCTGACCTCGAAGGAGTCGACCCAACCGGCTTTGGAGTTGGTCCTGTCGGCCCTCGAACGAATATTCCTGCCCGGGGGCCAGCGAGCGGCTGCCGGGTACGACGATTATTCCGCCCGCGAGCGCGTCTTCGCTTTGCTCCGCCGTCCGATGGTGCTATTGTTGTTCCTGATCGGTACCGGCCTGCTCGGGTTGTGCCTCTGGCGGACCCTCGGGCGGGGTTGA
- a CDS encoding FHA domain-containing protein, with amino-acid sequence MSAVLRNLRTDQVFSLHPARTLVGSATQADIALAPEAPHLAGLITRYPSGWVWHVLADAAPVERAGHPYTFGERIILNGDDTIAVAGETFHFHIPASARKPASTPVSNPTCHLSVTGPDGHEESWRVDHDLVIGRLPECHVLSPDRRLSRMHALLACESGAVYFYNLTNKPVARNRKMVEHRTILSHGDELQVGPLVAHVDIEHAPQPVVDVIHRPMSAATSAAAEAVLGAPTPSRGAPARGDSGTRLGKGAEDRPTDEGEAGPTDTTTDSDPILGIIRTNAKELDRWLASAASPTAAGGSWVGRAFSDAGTVAKGRDLVNRGQLLEAFGYLRDAVRKNPESKEMLRELYRFYRHVGLVQFCYRPLRRMEKLGEGQGKPDPYVLEQLARVCGELGPTQRDMFARALSYWKKLEGVTGTNYAKERNTLMAEQALSEGGYGGRT; translated from the coding sequence ATGAGTGCTGTCCTCCGGAACCTGCGGACCGATCAGGTCTTCTCACTCCACCCCGCCCGAACGCTCGTCGGGTCGGCGACCCAGGCGGATATTGCCCTGGCCCCCGAAGCCCCCCACCTGGCGGGCCTGATTACCCGCTACCCGTCGGGGTGGGTGTGGCACGTGTTGGCCGACGCGGCACCGGTCGAGCGTGCCGGCCACCCGTACACCTTCGGGGAGCGGATCATTCTGAACGGGGACGACACGATCGCCGTCGCCGGCGAGACGTTCCACTTTCACATCCCCGCGTCCGCCCGTAAGCCCGCGTCGACCCCGGTGTCGAACCCGACGTGCCACCTGAGCGTTACCGGGCCGGACGGGCACGAGGAGTCGTGGCGCGTCGACCACGACCTGGTGATCGGCCGGCTCCCGGAATGTCACGTGTTGAGCCCGGACCGCCGCCTGTCCCGCATGCACGCCCTTCTGGCGTGCGAATCGGGGGCGGTGTACTTCTACAACCTGACGAACAAGCCGGTCGCCCGGAACCGGAAGATGGTCGAACACCGGACGATCCTCAGCCACGGCGACGAACTTCAGGTCGGCCCGCTGGTCGCCCACGTAGATATCGAACACGCCCCGCAGCCGGTCGTCGACGTGATTCACCGACCGATGTCGGCCGCGACCTCGGCCGCAGCCGAGGCGGTCCTCGGCGCCCCGACGCCCTCCCGCGGGGCGCCCGCGCGCGGGGACAGCGGCACCCGGTTGGGGAAGGGCGCCGAAGACCGGCCGACCGACGAGGGCGAGGCCGGGCCGACCGACACCACGACCGACTCCGACCCGATCCTCGGCATAATCCGCACCAACGCGAAAGAACTGGACCGGTGGCTGGCTTCGGCGGCATCTCCGACCGCGGCCGGCGGCAGTTGGGTCGGGCGGGCGTTCTCGGACGCCGGGACCGTCGCCAAGGGCCGCGATCTGGTCAACCGCGGGCAGCTGCTGGAAGCCTTCGGCTACTTGCGCGACGCCGTCCGCAAGAATCCTGAGAGCAAGGAGATGCTCCGCGAGTTGTACCGCTTTTACCGGCACGTCGGGCTCGTGCAGTTCTGTTACCGCCCGCTGCGGCGGATGGAGAAGTTGGGCGAGGGCCAGGGCAAGCCCGACCCCTACGTGTTGGAACAGCTCGCCCGGGTGTGTGGCGAACTCGGACCCACCCAGCGGGACATGTTCGCCCGCGCTCTGTCGTACTGGAAGAAGCTCGAAGGCGTGACCGGGACCAATTACGCGAAAGAGCGGAACACGCTCATGGCCGAGCAGGCGTTATCCGAGGGCGGGTACGGCGGGCGGACCTGA
- a CDS encoding ThuA domain-containing protein, with protein MLRAFWVAATAIVLLATTPALHAGDPWLTLDGDDGPGKGKHVVLVSGDEEYRSEEALPALAKILATRHGFKCTILFAIDPKDGTINPTVTNNIPGLVALKTADLMIIATRFRNLPDDQMKHVVDYVESGKPVIGMRTATHAFNLGGGSYKKYTWGSKEKGFEGGFGKQVLGETWVNHHGSHGKEGTRGIIAEGQKDNPILKGIEEGAIFGTTDVYTVSLPLAGDSKVLVLGQVTETLQPDSKPVTGKKNDPMMPVAWTKTYTGTAGKAARVFTTTMGASQDLQFEGTRRMLVNASYWAVGLEDKIPAKSNVELVGEFKPLPFKFGGHKKGVKPEDLVK; from the coding sequence ATGCTCCGCGCCTTCTGGGTCGCCGCAACGGCGATCGTACTCCTCGCGACCACCCCCGCCCTCCACGCCGGCGACCCGTGGCTCACCCTCGATGGTGACGACGGGCCGGGCAAGGGGAAGCACGTCGTTCTCGTCAGCGGCGACGAAGAGTACCGGTCGGAAGAAGCACTTCCCGCGCTGGCGAAGATCCTCGCCACGCGGCACGGGTTCAAGTGTACGATCCTGTTCGCCATCGACCCGAAGGACGGGACGATCAACCCGACCGTTACGAACAACATCCCCGGGCTCGTGGCCCTCAAGACCGCCGATTTGATGATCATCGCCACGCGGTTCCGCAACCTGCCGGACGACCAGATGAAGCACGTCGTCGACTACGTCGAGTCCGGCAAGCCGGTGATCGGCATGCGGACGGCCACGCACGCCTTCAACCTCGGTGGCGGCTCGTACAAGAAGTACACCTGGGGCAGCAAAGAGAAAGGATTCGAGGGCGGCTTCGGCAAACAAGTGCTGGGCGAGACGTGGGTCAACCACCACGGGAGCCACGGGAAAGAGGGCACGCGGGGGATCATCGCCGAGGGTCAAAAAGATAACCCGATCCTGAAGGGGATCGAAGAGGGGGCGATCTTCGGCACGACCGACGTTTACACCGTGAGCCTTCCGCTCGCCGGCGACAGCAAGGTCCTCGTCCTCGGCCAGGTCACCGAAACGCTTCAACCGGACTCGAAGCCGGTGACGGGCAAGAAAAACGACCCGATGATGCCGGTGGCCTGGACCAAGACGTACACCGGCACGGCCGGGAAAGCCGCCCGCGTGTTCACCACGACGATGGGCGCGTCGCAGGATCTCCAATTCGAGGGCACGCGGCGGATGCTCGTGAACGCGAGCTACTGGGCGGTCGGGCTCGAAGACAAGATCCCGGCCAAGTCGAACGTCGAACTCGTCGGCGAGTTCAAGCCGCTGCCGTTCAAGTTCGGCGGGCACAAGAAGGGCGTCAAGCCCGAGGATTTGGTGAAGTAG
- a CDS encoding NlpC/P60 family protein, translated as MTRRLFPLVGMVVAPILALADEPKAAEYRSPYSVRFTHPVKELIRDLEETDRGKAQDSAVVPFPEWYSPAIRTRWGVWGPAARHYPHPEYVDGKSADWKRERVVAAALRFQGYGYQHHHVPDWNPPADWPWLKVQAGHNGKGVDCSNYTAFVYNQAFGIKPTGAIREQSEQLEMKGPDGKKVRAERIELPGAYADRPKSLKTGDLLFIKGKVDGDITHVVIWVGSIGRSPDDTPLILDSHGQGVKDAAGVNIPDGIQLRPFRENSWYGRCASHAIRIIRDE; from the coding sequence ATGACGCGGCGACTGTTCCCGCTCGTCGGCATGGTCGTGGCGCCAATCCTGGCGCTGGCCGACGAACCCAAGGCCGCCGAGTACCGGTCGCCGTACTCGGTTCGCTTTACGCACCCGGTCAAGGAGTTGATTCGCGACCTGGAGGAAACCGACCGCGGCAAAGCCCAGGACTCGGCCGTGGTGCCGTTCCCGGAATGGTATTCGCCCGCGATCCGCACGCGTTGGGGTGTCTGGGGCCCGGCCGCCCGCCATTACCCGCACCCCGAATACGTGGACGGCAAATCGGCCGACTGGAAGCGGGAGCGGGTGGTCGCCGCCGCCCTGCGGTTCCAGGGGTACGGCTATCAACACCACCACGTCCCCGATTGGAACCCACCGGCCGACTGGCCGTGGCTGAAGGTGCAGGCCGGGCACAACGGGAAGGGCGTGGACTGCAGCAACTACACCGCGTTCGTGTACAACCAGGCCTTCGGCATCAAGCCGACCGGGGCCATCCGCGAACAGTCCGAACAGCTGGAGATGAAGGGGCCGGACGGGAAGAAGGTACGGGCCGAGCGGATCGAACTCCCGGGCGCTTACGCCGACCGGCCCAAGTCGCTCAAGACGGGCGACCTGCTGTTCATCAAGGGCAAGGTGGACGGCGACATCACCCACGTCGTAATCTGGGTCGGGTCGATCGGCCGCTCGCCGGACGACACCCCGCTGATCCTGGACAGCCACGGGCAGGGGGTGAAGGACGCCGCCGGGGTGAACATCCCGGACGGCATCCAGCTGCGGCCGTTCCGGGAGAACTCGTGGTACGGCCGCTGCGCCAGTCACGCGATCCGAATCATCCGCGACGAGTGA
- the ribF gene encoding riboflavin biosynthesis protein RibF: MASFTLPWTALPPPEVVGGAVTVGNFDGVHRGHRALVAAANHWAARVGGPAVAVTFDPSPLHVLNPAAAKPPLSTHAARVHDLLAGGAAHVVTLQTDAALLSLSPEAFFEDVVVGLFGARAVVEGYNFRFGRGRSGDVALLRGLCTRAGIAFEEVPPLVVDGTAVSSSRVRAALSDGDVVEAADLLGRAYRISGTVVTGARRGRTIGFPTANLGHVQTLLPKEGVYAVRAVVGGVTHPAAANVGPNLTFGDDARKIEIHLIDFTGDLYGQEMTVEFAARLRDTKPFAGVAELVAQLEKDVAAARQILSIK, encoded by the coding sequence ATGGCCAGTTTTACTTTGCCCTGGACCGCCCTCCCGCCGCCCGAAGTCGTCGGCGGGGCGGTCACGGTCGGGAACTTCGACGGCGTCCACCGCGGGCACCGGGCGCTGGTGGCGGCCGCGAACCACTGGGCCGCGCGGGTCGGTGGGCCGGCCGTCGCCGTCACCTTCGATCCTTCGCCGCTCCACGTCCTCAACCCGGCCGCGGCCAAGCCGCCGCTGTCCACGCACGCCGCCCGCGTCCACGACCTACTCGCGGGCGGCGCCGCCCACGTCGTCACCCTGCAAACCGACGCGGCCCTCTTGAGCCTGAGCCCCGAGGCGTTTTTTGAAGACGTCGTCGTCGGGCTGTTCGGCGCGCGGGCGGTCGTCGAGGGGTACAACTTCCGGTTCGGCCGGGGCCGGTCGGGCGACGTGGCGTTGTTGCGCGGGCTGTGTACCCGGGCCGGAATCGCGTTCGAGGAAGTCCCGCCGCTGGTGGTGGACGGCACGGCCGTGTCGAGCAGCCGGGTTCGGGCGGCCCTTTCGGACGGGGACGTGGTCGAGGCGGCCGACCTGCTTGGTCGCGCGTACCGCATCTCCGGGACGGTTGTGACCGGGGCCCGCCGCGGCCGCACGATCGGCTTCCCGACGGCCAACCTGGGACATGTGCAAACCCTGCTGCCGAAAGAGGGCGTGTACGCGGTCCGGGCGGTCGTCGGCGGCGTGACCCACCCGGCCGCCGCGAACGTCGGCCCCAACCTGACCTTCGGCGACGACGCCCGCAAGATCGAGATTCACCTGATCGATTTCACCGGCGACCTGTACGGGCAGGAAATGACGGTCGAGTTCGCCGCCCGGCTCCGCGACACGAAGCCGTTCGCGGGGGTGGCGGAACTGGTTGCCCAGCTGGAAAAGGACGTGGCGGCGGCGCGGCAGATACTTTCGATAAAATAA